The nucleotide window GTGACAACAAACAATGAGGACCTGCGCGCCACCTGGACGCAGGCGCTCGACAACCTTGTCGCACTCGGCAACAACCCCCAATCCGGAATACCGCCACTGAGCGCACAACTGCGCGCCATCGCCTCCATCGCAACACCCGTCGCCGTCATCCCCGGATTCTTCATCGTCTCCGTCCCCCATGCCTATGCACGCGACCAGCTCGAAGGACAACTATCCCCCCACCTCGAAACAGTCCTCAGCCAACGCATGGGGCAACCCTGCGGACTCATCGTTCAAATCGCAGCAGCCGCCCAACCCACCGAGGGCTACCACCCACAACCCACCGCACAGCCACACACCCAACACCCCGCAGCGCCAGTAGCGCCCACTGAACCTGCCCAACAACCCCAACCAACCCCCACCCCACAACCCTCAGACGCAACAGTTAACCCCGCATACTGGGACAACCTCCCGCTGCCCAACAACGGCGCACCAGCACAATCAACCCTCACCCCCGCACCAGAACCCACACCTGAACCCGAACAACCAACCACCCCAGACACACCCACCATCTCCACCGTCACACAAGCAACAACCCCAACCCCCGCGGCGTCAACAAGCGAAAACACACTTAACCCCAAATACACCTTTGACTCCTTCGTCAAAGGTCCCTCCAACGAATTCGCCCAAGCCGCAGCCTTCGCCGTAGCCGAAAGCCCCGCAATCAACTACAACCCCCTATTCATCTGGGGCGGCTCCGGCCTCGGCAAAACCCACCTGCTGCACGCCGCCGGAAACTACGCCCAAGTGCTCCAACCCGGCCTACGCATCCGCTACGTATCCAGCGAAGAATTCACCAACGACTACATCAACTCCGTCCGCGACGACCGCCAAGAAAGCTTCAAACGGCGCTACCGCAACCTCGACATCCTGATGGTTGACGACATCCAATTCCTCCAGGGTAAAGAGGGAACCCAGGAGGAATTTTTCCACACCTTCAACGCACTCCACCAGGCAAACAAACAAATCATCCTCTCCTCCGACCGACCCCCCAAGCAGCTCACCACCCTGACTGATCGCCTGCGCACTCGCTTCGAAGGTGGCCTGATCACCGACATTCAGCCACCAGACCTCGAAACACGCATCGCCATCCTGATGAAAAAAGCGGCCATCGACAACACCGTCGTTGGGCGCGACGTCCTGGAATTTATCGCCAGCTGTTTCGCCTCCTCCATTCGCGAACTCGAAGGCGCTTTGATCCGCATAGCCGCGTACTCTTCGCTGATCAACAAGCCCATCGACGTGGAACTGGCAAAAATCGCTCTGCGCGATATGATTCCCGGCGTCCGCAACGTTAAACCTGACGCCGCGACCATCATGGAAGCAACAGCCACCTACTTCAAGATTTCCCCTGATGCCCTCCGCGGCACAGGTAAAACACGTGCTGTTGCGCATGCGCGACAAATCGCCATGTACCTGTGCCGCGAGCTGACCGACCTTAGCCTGCCGAAGATTGGTGAAAACTTCGGAGGTAAAGACCACACCACCGTCATGTACGCCGATCGGAAAATCCGCAAAGAGATGACCGAGAAGCGCGACACCTACGACGAAATCCAGGAAATCACCCAACAGATCATGAATCACGCGCCCTTGGGCTAGGACCACTTGAAGCCACGAGCGCCAGTAGGACACCGCTTCCTGCTGGCGTTTTGTGCTGCAATGTGCATGTTTTCACAGTTTCCACAGAGTTATCCACAGGATTGTAACTACAGCTGTGTAATTAAGAGACCTTGATAACTTTCCTTGATTTTTCGAGTAACCATGGCGGCTGTTGATAAACCACGCAAAAAGGTGGATAAAACGCTCAGTGGCTGGGGAAGAAATGTGTGAAAAACAGCAGGTCAGAAAGTTATCCACAGATGAGCAGAATTATCCACAAACAATTCACAGCCCTACGCACAGCACGACACGCCGCAATACGCTGGGCAAACAGGCCTACATCCACAACACTCACAGGACTTACTGCTACTACCAACTAAATTTCCCTAAAAACCTTAAGAGAAACGGGGTGTGTGTAATTCTCGCCCCAGATTCGCAAGGGAGCCGCTTTTTGAGATCACCGAAATGACAACAATCGCTTCACTGAGGTTGTCAGCCGCTGGCTGCAAACCTGTACACTTTTGTTGTTTACAAACCCATCTACGAGGAGCACGCCACACTATGGACGCACAGGCAGTCGCGTTTCGAGTCTCTAAAGACGACCTGACCAGCGCAGTTTCTTGGGTTGCACGCAACCTGCCCTCGAAGCCCGCTCAGCCCGTGCTTCGCGCCATGGTAATTACAGCAACCGACGATGGACTCGAGCTTGCAGGTTTCGATTATGAGGTTTCCACCCAGGTAGCCATCCCTGCAGAGGTCTCTACCCCGGGCCGAATTGCGGTTGCCGGCAAGCTCATTGCTGAAATTACATCCACCCTGCCCAACAAGCCCGTTGACCTGCATGTTGAGGGCAGCACTGCCTACATCACATGTGGTTCTTCGCGCTTCGAATTGCCCACCATCCCGCTGGACGACTACCCGAAACTTCCAGACCTTCCAGAAGAAACAGGGCAGCTTGATTCCAAGTTGTTCACCCGTGCTGTCAACCAAGTAGCACTCGCAGCGGGCCGCGATGAGACACTGCCCATGCTTACAGGCGTGCACATCGAAATCGATGGAAACAGCGTTTTGATGGCAGCAACTGACCGTTTCCGTCTTGCAGTCCGCCGCTTTGAATGGTCGCCGACCAACAGCTTCGTTAAAGCTAAACTCCTGGTGCCTGCAAAGACCCTCCAAGAGCACGCCCGCACGCTGGACAACGCGGACACCATCCACCTCGCGGTGGGCAACGGTGAGGAAATCTCCAGCGAAGGATTGTTCGGTATCGAGGCCGAAAGTCGTAAAACGACAACCCGCATGCTCAGCGCAGAATTTCCCAATTTTCAGCCGCTGCTCCCTAAGACCCACACGGCGATGGCCAGCGTTGAAATCGCACCTTTGGTGGACGCAATCCGCCGCGTGTCCTTGGTGACCGACCGCAATGCGCAGATCCGCATGGAGTTCTCCGAAGGACAGGTTATTTTGTCCGCGGGAGCCAGTGATTCCGGCCATGCCGAAGAAGTCGTGCCCTGCGCCTTTTCTGGCGAACCGCTGTTGATCGCCTTCAACCCTGGATACCTGAAGGAAGGTCTCGGCGTCATCAACACTGATCGTGTTGTTTTTGGTTTCACCCAGCCGTCGCGCCCTGCAATCCTCATCCCCGAGCCCGAGGAATTCCCCGTCGCTGGCGACGATGGTGTGTTTGCTACTCCGGACACTGATTTCACCTACCTGCTGATGCCCGTGCGCCTGCCGGGCTAGGCCCGAAACCCGCATGCACCTGCGCAAACTCGAGCTAAGAAACTATCGGTCCTGGAGGGAGCTCAACCTAGAGCTCGCCCCAGGCGTCACCGTGCTCGTAGGCCGTAATGGTTTCGGCAAGACCAACGTGGTCGAAGCCATCGGCTATCTTGCTCACCTGTCTTCACATCGCGTTCACAATGACGCCCCCTTGGTTCACGCGGGACACACTGCCGCCCGAGTGTCAGCAACAGCTGTCAATGGGGATCGAGAACTAACTGCGCATTTGCTCATCAAGGCGCAGGGGGCGAACAAAGCGCAGATCAATAGGACAAAAGTGGGCTCGCCCAGGGAAATCCTGGGAATTGTGAAGTCTATTTTGTTCGCGCCTGAGGACCTCGCCTTGGTTCGCGGCGAGCCCGAGCAGAGGAGACGCTACCTAGACGAGGTTATTGCAACCCGATCGCCCAGGTTAGCTGGGGTGAAAGCTGACTACGATAAGGTTCTGCGCCAACGAAATGCACTTTTGCGCAACGCCTCCTATGCGTTGCGGCGTGGCTATGAGGATGCCGATGGTCAGGCTGCTTTGACTACCCTC belongs to Corynebacterium argentoratense DSM 44202 and includes:
- the dnaN gene encoding DNA polymerase III subunit beta, with the translated sequence MDAQAVAFRVSKDDLTSAVSWVARNLPSKPAQPVLRAMVITATDDGLELAGFDYEVSTQVAIPAEVSTPGRIAVAGKLIAEITSTLPNKPVDLHVEGSTAYITCGSSRFELPTIPLDDYPKLPDLPEETGQLDSKLFTRAVNQVALAAGRDETLPMLTGVHIEIDGNSVLMAATDRFRLAVRRFEWSPTNSFVKAKLLVPAKTLQEHARTLDNADTIHLAVGNGEEISSEGLFGIEAESRKTTTRMLSAEFPNFQPLLPKTHTAMASVEIAPLVDAIRRVSLVTDRNAQIRMEFSEGQVILSAGASDSGHAEEVVPCAFSGEPLLIAFNPGYLKEGLGVINTDRVVFGFTQPSRPAILIPEPEEFPVAGDDGVFATPDTDFTYLLMPVRLPG